The DNA window GAAGGATCGAGTGCACAGAAAAAGGTTTGTTCAATTATGAGATCAAACGATTGTTCGATTTTGAAAAAATCTGCAACCAATAAATGTTCCGAAGGAAAATCCGGAACGCGTTTCGAAAATTCTTCCAGTGCAAGCGGTGCATAGTCGGCAACGAATACATTTTTAAATCCCAATTGATGTGCATATTCTGCTTCATACGCTTTT is part of the Flavobacteriales bacterium genome and encodes:
- a CDS encoding SAM-dependent methyltransferase translates to MELNANFWNERYAEQETGWDIGYPSPAIKEYLDGIKDKNIHILIPGCGKAYEAEYAHQLGFKNVFVADYAPLALEEFSKRVPDFPSEHLLVADFFKIEQSFDLIIEQTFFCALDPS